In Gemmatimonadota bacterium, the following are encoded in one genomic region:
- the zapB gene encoding cell division protein ZapB has translation MQEQSIEMLLGRIETMIDLIQRLKEENADLRGRNQNLETQVQELQQQQEQSVTSKEELKQENQALRVKQDDIKARIDTMLSRLDVIE, from the coding sequence ATGCAAGAACAATCCATAGAGATGTTGCTGGGCCGGATCGAAACGATGATCGACCTGATCCAGCGGTTGAAGGAAGAGAACGCGGATCTGCGCGGCCGGAACCAGAACCTCGAGACGCAGGTTCAGGAACTGCAGCAGCAGCAGGAGCAGTCGGTTACCTCCAAAGAAGAACTGAAACAGGAAAACCAGGCGTTGCGCGTCAAGCAGGACGACATCAAGGCGCGTATAGACACGATGCTGTCGCGCCTGGACGTCATCGAGTAG
- the rplT gene encoding 50S ribosomal protein L20, with protein sequence MPRATNATASHRRRKKTIKLARGYWGRRNRLYRTAREAVNRGWAYAYRDRRRRRRDFRRLWITRINAAARLNGLTYGQLIHGMKLARIEIDRKLLAELAVNDPPAFAVVADAAKAQVS encoded by the coding sequence ATGCCACGTGCCACGAACGCCACCGCCTCGCACAGGCGGCGCAAGAAAACCATCAAGCTGGCCAGGGGATACTGGGGCCGCCGCAACCGGCTTTACCGGACGGCCCGCGAAGCCGTCAACCGTGGCTGGGCCTATGCGTACCGCGACCGCCGCCGCCGCCGTCGCGATTTCCGCCGTCTGTGGATCACCCGGATCAACGCGGCGGCAAGGCTCAACGGCCTGACGTACGGTCAACTCATACACGGCATGAAGCTGGCCCGGATCGAAATCGACCGGAAACTCCTTGCCGAACTCGCCGTCAACGATCCGCCCGCCTTCGCCGTGGTGGCAGACGCAGCCAAAGCGCAGGTCTCCTGA
- the xseB gene encoding exodeoxyribonuclease VII small subunit, whose translation MNEKEKPTFEEALKRLELIVERMEQGDLPLDESLALFQEGIELSRICTRQLNAADEHVRKLVRVENGRFVIEPFEPESPPSQGNDLQF comes from the coding sequence ATGAACGAAAAGGAAAAACCGACTTTCGAGGAAGCGCTGAAGCGCCTCGAGCTTATCGTCGAACGCATGGAACAGGGCGATCTCCCGCTGGATGAATCACTGGCCCTCTTCCAGGAGGGCATCGAGCTTTCCCGGATCTGCACCCGGCAGCTGAACGCGGCGGACGAACACGTGCGCAAGCTGGTGCGCGTGGAGAACGGCCGGTTCGTCATCGAGCCCTTCGAACCGGAATCGCCGCCCAGCCAGGGCAACGACCTGCAGTTCTAG
- the rpmI gene encoding 50S ribosomal protein L35, which translates to MPKIKTLKAAAKRFKRVASGKFKRSHSHATHNKLSKNGKRTRSLRGTAMASKADTPRLRRMMPN; encoded by the coding sequence ATGCCGAAAATCAAGACGTTGAAAGCGGCGGCGAAACGCTTCAAGCGGGTCGCCTCCGGCAAGTTCAAACGCAGCCATTCCCACGCGACCCACAATAAGTTGTCCAAGAACGGCAAGCGCACGAGAAGCCTTCGCGGCACCGCCATGGCGAGCAAGGCCGACACGCCGCGCCTCAGGCGGATGATGCCGAACTAA
- the pheS gene encoding phenylalanine--tRNA ligase subunit alpha, giving the protein MVQEAEAIEARALEEIARAADPSDLEDIRIRYMGKNGDLTRVLRSVGKAEPRDRPRIGQRVNQAKKTIGEALEARRAACEASGETAAGDLDVTLPGRPPPLGSKHPLTLIREEVTEIFRDMGFSVVDGPEVEWDYYNFEALNIPRDHPARDTQDTFYLGSDIVLRTHTSPVQVRVMEQQKPPVRVIVPGRTYRHENPDATHAFTFHQCEGLYVDKGVTMAQLKGDMTYFAQRLFGGKVKVRFLPDFFPFTEPSVQYDFSCVACGGGGCRICKHSGWLEISGAGMVDPAVFGFVDYDPEVYTGYAFGMGLDRLAMFKYGIDSIHMFLENDLRQLEGN; this is encoded by the coding sequence ATGGTACAGGAAGCAGAAGCGATTGAAGCCCGGGCGCTGGAGGAAATCGCCCGCGCCGCCGACCCGTCGGACCTGGAAGATATCCGCATCAGGTACATGGGGAAGAACGGCGACCTGACCCGCGTCCTGCGGTCCGTGGGCAAGGCGGAACCCCGAGACCGCCCCCGCATCGGCCAGCGGGTCAACCAGGCCAAGAAGACCATCGGCGAAGCCCTGGAAGCGCGCAGGGCGGCGTGCGAAGCGAGTGGGGAAACCGCGGCCGGCGACCTGGACGTCACGCTGCCGGGACGCCCCCCGCCCCTGGGAAGCAAGCATCCGCTGACCCTGATCCGCGAGGAAGTCACCGAGATCTTCCGGGACATGGGTTTCTCGGTGGTGGACGGTCCCGAGGTGGAGTGGGACTACTATAACTTCGAAGCGCTGAACATCCCGCGTGACCATCCGGCCCGGGACACCCAGGACACCTTCTATCTCGGCAGCGACATCGTGCTCCGGACCCATACCTCGCCGGTGCAGGTCCGGGTCATGGAACAGCAGAAACCCCCGGTGCGCGTGATCGTGCCGGGACGCACCTACCGCCACGAGAACCCCGACGCCACCCACGCCTTCACCTTCCATCAGTGCGAGGGCCTGTACGTGGACAAAGGCGTCACGATGGCGCAGCTCAAGGGCGACATGACCTATTTCGCCCAGCGGCTCTTCGGCGGGAAGGTCAAGGTGCGTTTCCTCCCCGATTTCTTCCCCTTCACCGAACCCAGCGTACAGTACGACTTCTCCTGTGTCGCGTGCGGCGGAGGCGGTTGCCGGATTTGCAAGCACTCGGGCTGGCTGGAGATCTCGGGCGCCGGCATGGTCGACCCGGCCGTCTTCGGATTCGTGGACTACGATCCGGAAGTATACACCGGCTACGCCTTCGGCATGGGGCTGGACCGCCTCGCCATGTTCAAGTACGGGATCGACAGCATCCATATGTTCCTGGAGAACGACCTGCGCCAGCTCGAAGGCAACTGA
- a CDS encoding polyprenyl synthetase family protein, with product MASFMTDTPGKQDFLDALAVRKEWVREYLEADRRKVLFVPEDIHDGVFSYLKASGKVLRPCVLYFSCGAVGGRERSATPAAVAVELFHTWTIVHDDIMDRDALRRGTPTVHEEFRRRSLAGGAFDEREAAHYGLSIGIMTGEVQHGWATALLTELYDADADNGEVVIELIRYLETEVLLALVGGQALDIQYAKAPMDSLDEASVIDMFWRKTGALYAFAGAAGAMIGLNTPDRNHPMVRAISSFTGECGVAFQLQDDILGLTADEATLGKPVCSDLREGKRTLLLVHTYHRASPAERRFLLDVVGKPGATDGQIAEVRDLILVHGGLDHARSLMERRVADAIRNLDAIPDSSYKGYLVNWAEYLIGRTF from the coding sequence ATGGCGTCGTTTATGACCGATACCCCGGGAAAGCAGGACTTCCTCGACGCGCTGGCCGTGCGCAAGGAATGGGTGCGCGAGTACCTGGAAGCTGACCGCCGTAAAGTACTGTTCGTTCCGGAGGACATTCACGACGGGGTGTTCAGCTACCTGAAGGCGTCCGGCAAGGTGCTCCGTCCCTGTGTGCTCTACTTCTCCTGCGGCGCCGTGGGCGGCCGGGAGCGGTCCGCAACGCCCGCGGCGGTCGCGGTGGAACTGTTCCACACCTGGACCATCGTACATGACGACATCATGGACCGGGACGCGCTGCGGCGCGGCACGCCCACCGTCCACGAGGAATTCAGGAGACGGTCGCTGGCCGGCGGGGCTTTCGACGAAAGAGAAGCCGCCCACTACGGCCTGTCTATCGGGATCATGACCGGCGAGGTCCAGCACGGGTGGGCCACCGCGCTATTGACTGAACTGTACGACGCGGACGCGGACAACGGCGAGGTGGTGATCGAACTCATCCGCTACCTGGAGACGGAAGTACTCCTGGCTCTCGTCGGCGGACAGGCGCTGGACATTCAGTACGCCAAGGCGCCCATGGACAGCCTGGACGAAGCGTCCGTGATCGACATGTTCTGGCGAAAAACAGGCGCGCTCTACGCCTTCGCGGGCGCGGCCGGCGCGATGATCGGCCTGAATACGCCGGACCGGAACCACCCCATGGTAAGGGCGATTTCATCGTTCACCGGCGAATGCGGCGTGGCTTTCCAGCTGCAGGACGACATCCTGGGCCTCACGGCCGACGAGGCCACGCTGGGGAAACCGGTGTGCTCCGACCTCCGGGAAGGGAAGCGCACCCTGCTGCTCGTCCACACCTACCACAGGGCTTCGCCCGCCGAGCGGCGGTTTCTGCTCGACGTCGTCGGAAAACCGGGGGCTACCGACGGGCAGATCGCGGAGGTCCGCGACCTCATCCTGGTCCACGGCGGTCTCGACCACGCCCGGTCGCTCATGGAACGCCGCGTGGCCGATGCCATTCGAAATCTCGATGCGATTCCCGACTCTTCCTATAAGGGGTACCTGGTCAACTGGGCGGAGTACCTGATCGGAAGGACCTTCTGA
- a CDS encoding cell division protein ZapA — translation MDDEKVTVRVNICGTEYPIQAEEEAEYIQRIAAYVDERMREVPVSVTMQSLTSVAVLTAIRIADELHKVREKQQNQIVSESMHHDRIAELIRRMDELLEHPVPEQDEEKEDHDRSC, via the coding sequence ATGGATGACGAGAAAGTCACCGTACGCGTCAACATCTGCGGGACCGAATATCCGATCCAGGCGGAAGAGGAAGCCGAGTACATCCAGCGGATCGCCGCCTACGTGGACGAGCGCATGCGCGAGGTACCCGTCAGCGTGACCATGCAGTCCCTTACCAGCGTGGCGGTCCTCACGGCGATCAGGATCGCCGACGAACTGCACAAGGTACGTGAAAAACAGCAGAACCAGATCGTATCGGAGTCCATGCATCACGATCGGATCGCGGAGCTGATCCGGCGCATGGACGAGTTGCTGGAGCACCCGGTTCCTGAACAGGATGAAGAGAAGGAAGACCATGACCGATCTTGTTGA
- the xseA gene encoding exodeoxyribonuclease VII large subunit, producing the protein MAGTDRGGRPGLVNEGDNGVLTVTELTAGIKTLLEEAFPYLSVSGEISNYKRHSSGHAYFSLKDDRSQLRCVMWRSANRKLTFEPEDGMEVLARGALSVYDVQGQYQLVAQQLRPVGAGALQAAFERLKAKLEKEGLFREEHKQALPSFPERVGVVTSASGAAVRDIIQVLRRRAPWVSIILRPAPVQGEGAAAEIAAAIEEMNDYGVVDVLIVGRGGGSVEDLWAFNEEAVVRAVFQSRIPVVSAVGHETDYTLTDFAADLRAPTPSGAAEIVVRDLRELKDRSEAVLRRLCGSMTGYLDRSRQRVATALTSYGIRRPVDQIGQYAQFTDELTRRLADRCFHDHETRVQLVGGLAGRLQALSPLSVLERGYAVCQRASDGRIVRDADELSVDDRVNVRLRKGEAFCRVEHLHDGAEKTVAADRGKRREEAPATFGLFDESNTTETA; encoded by the coding sequence ATGGCCGGCACAGACCGGGGAGGTAGGCCAGGCTTGGTAAACGAGGGCGACAACGGCGTACTGACCGTTACCGAACTGACCGCGGGGATCAAGACGCTCCTCGAGGAAGCGTTTCCCTACTTGTCGGTATCCGGTGAAATCTCCAACTACAAGCGGCACTCGTCCGGTCATGCCTACTTCTCGCTGAAGGACGACCGCAGCCAGCTGCGATGCGTCATGTGGCGGTCGGCGAACCGCAAACTGACATTCGAACCCGAAGACGGCATGGAGGTCCTGGCGCGGGGTGCCCTTTCCGTCTACGACGTGCAGGGGCAGTACCAACTCGTCGCCCAGCAACTGAGGCCCGTGGGCGCAGGCGCGCTCCAGGCGGCCTTCGAACGGTTGAAGGCCAAGCTCGAGAAAGAGGGCCTGTTCCGCGAGGAACACAAGCAGGCGCTGCCTTCCTTCCCGGAGCGGGTGGGCGTGGTCACCTCCGCGTCCGGCGCCGCGGTCCGGGACATCATTCAGGTCCTGCGCAGGCGTGCACCGTGGGTCTCGATTATCCTCCGGCCGGCGCCCGTGCAGGGCGAAGGCGCCGCGGCGGAGATCGCGGCCGCCATCGAGGAGATGAACGACTACGGCGTGGTGGACGTGCTGATCGTTGGCCGGGGAGGCGGATCGGTGGAGGACCTGTGGGCGTTCAACGAAGAGGCGGTGGTCCGGGCGGTCTTCCAGTCCCGGATCCCGGTGGTTTCGGCCGTGGGACACGAAACGGACTACACGCTGACCGACTTCGCGGCCGATCTACGGGCGCCCACGCCATCGGGCGCGGCCGAAATCGTCGTCCGCGACCTGCGGGAATTGAAGGACCGGTCGGAGGCCGTGCTGAGACGGCTCTGCGGAAGCATGACGGGGTACCTGGACCGGTCCCGCCAGCGGGTTGCCACGGCACTGACCAGTTACGGGATCAGGCGGCCCGTCGACCAGATCGGCCAGTACGCCCAGTTCACCGATGAACTGACCCGCCGCCTGGCCGACCGGTGCTTCCACGACCACGAAACACGCGTCCAGCTGGTCGGAGGACTGGCCGGACGGCTCCAGGCCCTCAGCCCGCTCTCCGTACTGGAACGCGGATACGCCGTCTGCCAGCGCGCGTCGGACGGGCGCATCGTCCGCGATGCGGATGAACTCAGCGTCGACGACCGTGTGAACGTACGCCTGCGCAAGGGCGAAGCGTTCTGCCGGGTCGAGCACCTGCATGACGGGGCGGAAAAAACAGTGGCTGCCGACCGGGGTAAACGGCGCGAGGAAGCGCCGGCCACCTTCGGCCTGTTCGATGAATCGAATACCACCGAAACTGCCTGA
- the rny gene encoding ribonuclease Y, translating into MLVTISLYAGTALIMFLFGWFIRKRVEKRKTDSMERLAESILAEAVEEAETIKNTARIEMEEESYQAKAKFERESNQTRQDFQRVEKRISIREQNLERKADYVAKREKGIQKHLQSLQERDEKLVESEERLDQLIKRQTEQLEQSAGMTTEEARKALLSNIDARIRAEAGQQARSIIEEARQNAEVEAREIITHAMQKHTLDHVTETTTSVISLPDNEMKGRIIGRDGRNIQAFEMSTGIDVIVDDTPNAVVLSGFNPMRREIAKLSMEKLIQDGRIHPGFIEQVVSKTQEEISDLIQDTGDQVLFDLGITGVRPELAMLLGQLKYRMTSGQNALHHCREVAELAGIMAQELDLDVTLARRCGLLHDIGKAVEGGPEGAHGKLGRSVVEKYGEPSEVLECIDAIHENPEETTPMAVVVRTADALSMSRPGALREPLEKYVRRLREMERLVNSFDGVSRAFVMKAGKEVRVMIDHEEVDDLRAVQLATEIARKIQARMEYSGQIKVTVIRQTRAVEIAR; encoded by the coding sequence ATGCTTGTGACGATCAGTCTCTACGCCGGCACCGCCCTGATCATGTTTCTCTTCGGATGGTTCATTCGAAAGCGTGTCGAAAAACGTAAGACGGACAGTATGGAGCGCTTGGCAGAGAGCATCCTCGCAGAGGCGGTGGAAGAAGCTGAAACGATAAAGAACACGGCCAGGATCGAAATGGAGGAGGAATCCTACCAGGCCAAGGCAAAGTTCGAGCGAGAAAGCAACCAGACCCGCCAGGACTTCCAGCGCGTCGAAAAACGGATCTCGATCAGGGAGCAGAACCTGGAGCGCAAGGCCGACTACGTGGCCAAGCGCGAAAAAGGCATCCAGAAGCATCTCCAGTCGCTGCAGGAGCGGGACGAGAAACTGGTGGAATCCGAAGAGCGGCTGGATCAGTTGATCAAGCGGCAGACCGAACAACTCGAGCAATCCGCCGGCATGACGACGGAGGAGGCGAGAAAGGCGCTGCTCAGCAACATCGACGCCCGGATACGCGCCGAAGCCGGCCAGCAAGCCCGCAGCATAATCGAAGAAGCCCGCCAGAACGCGGAGGTCGAAGCCCGGGAAATCATCACGCACGCGATGCAGAAACACACGCTGGATCACGTGACGGAAACGACGACGTCGGTCATATCCCTGCCCGATAACGAAATGAAGGGACGCATCATCGGACGCGACGGACGCAACATCCAGGCGTTCGAAATGTCAACCGGGATCGACGTCATCGTCGACGACACCCCCAATGCCGTCGTCCTCTCCGGGTTCAACCCCATGCGCCGCGAAATCGCGAAGCTGTCCATGGAGAAGCTCATCCAGGACGGGAGAATCCATCCCGGATTCATCGAGCAGGTCGTCTCCAAGACCCAGGAAGAAATCAGCGATCTGATCCAGGATACGGGCGACCAGGTGCTCTTCGACCTGGGCATTACCGGCGTCCGTCCCGAGCTGGCCATGCTGCTCGGGCAGCTGAAGTACCGGATGACCAGCGGGCAGAACGCGCTGCATCACTGTCGCGAAGTGGCCGAGCTGGCGGGGATCATGGCGCAGGAACTGGACCTGGACGTGACCCTGGCCAGGCGCTGCGGACTGCTGCACGACATCGGCAAGGCCGTGGAAGGCGGACCGGAAGGCGCCCACGGGAAACTTGGGAGATCGGTCGTCGAGAAATACGGAGAACCGTCCGAAGTGCTGGAATGCATCGACGCCATCCACGAAAACCCGGAAGAGACCACCCCCATGGCCGTGGTGGTCAGAACCGCCGACGCCCTATCCATGTCCAGACCGGGCGCGCTCAGGGAACCGCTGGAAAAGTACGTCCGCCGGCTCCGGGAGATGGAACGGCTGGTGAACTCCTTCGACGGCGTATCCAGGGCCTTCGTCATGAAGGCGGGAAAAGAAGTACGGGTCATGATCGATCACGAGGAAGTCGACGACCTCCGCGCGGTCCAGCTCGCCACGGAAATCGCCCGTAAGATCCAGGCCCGGATGGAATACTCGGGCCAGATCAAGGTGACGGTCATCCGGCAGACCCGGGCGGTCGAAATCGCCAGGTAG
- the infC gene encoding translation initiation factor IF-3, with product CKIMDFGKYKYEQSKRVKESRKKQHVTQLKEIRFKTPKISEHDLEYRAEQARDFLKHGNKVKVSVRFWGREMTHVELGQRKLEHMAQILEDVGTIEQRPRLEGRSMSLVLMPR from the coding sequence CTGCAAGATCATGGACTTTGGCAAGTACAAGTACGAGCAGAGCAAGCGGGTGAAGGAATCGCGCAAGAAGCAGCACGTGACGCAACTGAAGGAGATCCGCTTCAAGACGCCCAAGATCAGCGAACACGACCTGGAGTACCGGGCCGAACAGGCCCGCGATTTCCTGAAGCACGGGAACAAGGTCAAGGTGTCCGTGCGGTTCTGGGGCCGTGAAATGACCCACGTGGAACTGGGCCAGCGGAAATTGGAGCACATGGCGCAGATACTGGAGGACGTGGGCACCATCGAACAGCGGCCCAGGCTGGAAGGCCGCAGCATGTCGCTGGTCCTCATGCCCAGGTAG
- a CDS encoding phenylalanine--tRNA ligase subunit beta: MVIKVPLSWLQAYCDIPWPVEELVDRLVMSGLEVDGVDTVGSDFEGFVVGHVERVERHPNADRLSLCTVDVGSESLQVICGAPNVAAGQKVPVARVGAVLPGGMEIRKAKIRGVESFGMICSEAELNLSDDHEGIMVLDAGVEPGQPLKNVVGGPETVLSVDVGTNRPDCLSLIGVAREITALSGGELRLPSGGVDEAGPPVDTLASVRVDAPDDCPRFVGRVITGVRIGPSPDWLKRRIEAAGVRSISNVVDVTNYVMLEMGQPLHAYDLDRLAGRGIVVRRAGEEEAFTTLDGVDRTLDGEVLMIADHETGIGVGGVMGGLDTEITPETGRVFLEGACFDAVRVRRGSKALQLQTDASRRFERGMDPELQGEAVGRAAGLIAEVAGGVVAEGMIDVRAPAGPDPAIRLRTSRVNGLLGTGLDRDEIAALLRRLRFDAWADGVDLEVGVPSFRRDVFREVDLIEEVARLYGYDKIEPVGSAPPRDDSAEARGQEEARRGKQDDQQRLRDAMAGFGFTEVVTHSLLHPDLNRLIDPSRPSVMIDNPLSPELSAMRTSLAASVLGVVRWNANRKVRDIRIFEAGRVFWAKEEGLPDEPEHLCFAVTGQRHSPHWDGPPEAFDFFDLKGLAEALLSRLGLDRVETVSYDKVDPLFDEDRTGELLADGMRTGRFGAVSHRVLDQYEIREPVWMGVIDCGVLFGQASDRRTYRAPPKYPAVERDLAIVVPEEVTHRDILNEIRACSGDLLESVELFDVYRGTQIAAHSKSMAYAMRFRSGERTLTDAEVTRLQDKVLRRLVSRYRAELRS; encoded by the coding sequence ATGGTGATTAAAGTACCCCTTTCGTGGCTGCAGGCGTACTGCGACATCCCGTGGCCCGTCGAAGAACTGGTGGACCGGCTGGTCATGTCCGGCCTGGAAGTCGACGGTGTCGATACGGTCGGCAGCGACTTCGAGGGGTTCGTCGTCGGACACGTGGAGCGCGTGGAGCGCCATCCCAACGCCGATCGGCTTTCCCTCTGCACCGTGGACGTGGGGAGCGAGTCCCTGCAGGTCATCTGCGGGGCGCCGAACGTGGCCGCCGGCCAGAAGGTGCCGGTCGCGCGGGTCGGCGCGGTGCTGCCGGGCGGCATGGAGATCCGGAAAGCGAAGATTCGCGGGGTGGAGTCCTTCGGGATGATCTGCTCCGAGGCCGAACTGAACCTGTCCGACGACCACGAAGGCATCATGGTGCTCGATGCCGGCGTCGAACCCGGACAGCCCCTGAAGAACGTCGTGGGCGGACCGGAAACGGTGTTGAGCGTCGACGTGGGCACCAACCGCCCCGACTGCCTTTCGCTCATCGGCGTGGCCCGGGAGATCACCGCCCTGTCGGGCGGCGAACTGCGCCTGCCGTCCGGCGGCGTCGATGAAGCGGGTCCTCCCGTCGATACCCTGGCCAGCGTCCGCGTCGACGCCCCCGATGACTGCCCCCGGTTCGTGGGCCGCGTGATCACCGGCGTCCGGATCGGGCCTTCGCCGGACTGGCTGAAGAGACGGATCGAAGCCGCCGGTGTCCGGTCCATCAGCAACGTGGTCGACGTGACGAACTACGTCATGCTCGAAATGGGACAGCCGCTGCATGCCTACGATCTGGACAGGCTGGCGGGACGGGGCATCGTCGTCCGCCGCGCCGGGGAGGAGGAGGCCTTCACCACCCTGGACGGGGTGGACCGTACCCTCGACGGCGAGGTGCTGATGATCGCCGACCACGAAACGGGCATCGGCGTCGGCGGCGTGATGGGTGGACTGGATACCGAGATCACCCCGGAAACCGGCAGGGTCTTCCTGGAAGGCGCCTGTTTCGACGCGGTGCGGGTGCGGCGGGGTTCGAAGGCGCTGCAGCTGCAGACGGACGCGTCGCGCCGGTTCGAACGGGGCATGGACCCGGAACTGCAGGGCGAGGCCGTGGGCAGGGCCGCGGGGCTGATCGCCGAGGTGGCCGGGGGCGTGGTGGCGGAAGGCATGATCGACGTCCGGGCCCCGGCCGGACCCGACCCGGCGATCCGGTTGCGAACGAGCCGCGTGAACGGGTTGCTGGGCACCGGCCTGGACCGGGACGAGATCGCCGCGTTGCTGCGCCGGCTGCGGTTCGACGCGTGGGCCGACGGCGTGGATCTCGAGGTCGGCGTGCCGTCGTTCAGGCGGGACGTGTTCCGCGAAGTGGATCTGATCGAGGAGGTCGCCCGCCTTTACGGCTACGACAAGATCGAACCGGTGGGTTCTGCGCCGCCCCGAGACGATTCGGCCGAAGCCCGGGGACAGGAGGAGGCCCGCCGCGGCAAGCAGGACGACCAGCAGCGCCTGCGCGACGCGATGGCCGGGTTCGGCTTCACGGAGGTGGTCACCCACAGTCTCCTGCACCCGGACCTGAACCGCCTCATCGATCCATCCCGTCCCAGCGTCATGATCGACAATCCCCTGAGTCCCGAACTCTCCGCCATGCGCACAAGCCTGGCGGCCTCGGTGCTGGGTGTCGTGCGCTGGAACGCCAATCGGAAAGTACGGGACATCCGCATATTCGAGGCCGGGCGCGTTTTCTGGGCGAAAGAAGAAGGCCTTCCCGACGAACCCGAACACCTCTGTTTCGCCGTCACGGGGCAGCGCCACAGCCCGCACTGGGACGGCCCTCCGGAGGCCTTCGATTTCTTCGATTTGAAGGGTCTTGCGGAAGCGCTTCTCAGCCGGTTAGGACTTGACAGGGTCGAAACCGTCTCGTATGATAAGGTCGATCCTCTGTTCGATGAGGACCGGACCGGCGAACTGCTCGCGGACGGAATGCGGACCGGCCGTTTCGGCGCGGTGTCGCACCGGGTTCTCGACCAATACGAGATCCGGGAGCCCGTATGGATGGGGGTGATCGACTGCGGCGTCCTCTTCGGCCAGGCGTCTGATCGAAGGACCTATCGTGCGCCGCCCAAGTACCCCGCGGTCGAGAGAGACCTGGCTATTGTCGTGCCCGAAGAGGTTACTCATCGGGACATACTGAATGAAATCCGCGCGTGTAGCGGCGACCTCCTGGAATCGGTCGAACTGTTCGACGTGTACCGGGGAACGCAGATCGCGGCCCATAGCAAGAGCATGGCGTACGCCATGCGGTTCAGGTCCGGAGAACGGACGCTGACGGACGCTGAAGTCACGCGGCTTCAGGACAAGGTGCTGCGCCGGCTGGTGAGCCGGTACCGGGCGGAACTTCGCTCCTAG